The following proteins come from a genomic window of Alosa sapidissima isolate fAloSap1 chromosome 20, fAloSap1.pri, whole genome shotgun sequence:
- the ctr9 gene encoding RNA polymerase-associated protein CTR9 homolog, which translates to MSRGSIEIPLRDTDEVIELDFDQLPEGDEVISILKQEHTQLHIWIALALEYYKQGKTEDFVKLLEAARIDGNLDYRDHEKDQMTCLDTLAAYYVQQARREKNKDTKKELITQATLLYTMADKIIMYDQNHLLGRACFCLLEGDKMDQADAQFHFVLNQSTNNIPALLGKACISFNKKDYRGALAYYKKALRTNPGCPAEVRLGMGHCFVKLSKLEKARLAFGRALELNSKCVGALVGLAVLELNSKEADSIKNGVQLLSRAYTIDPSNPMVLNHLANHFFFKKDYSKVQHLALHAFHNTEVEAMQAESCYQLARSFHVQEDYDQAFQYYYQATQFASATFVLPFFGLGQMYIYRRDRENAAQCFEKVLKAYPNNYETMKILGSLYATSDDQEKRDIAKGHLKKVTEQYPDDVEAWIELAQILEQTDIQGALSAYGTATRILQEKVQADVPPEILNNLGALHFRLGNLGEAKKYFLASLERAKAEGEHDEHYYNAISVTTSYNLARLYEATCEYHEAEKLYKNILREHPNYVDCYLRLGAMARDKGNFYEASDWFKEALQINQDHPDAWSLIGNLHLAKQEWGPGQKKFERILKQPSTQNDTYSMLALGNVWLQTLHQPTRDREKEKRHQDRALAIYKQVLRNDSKNLYAANGIGAVLAHKGYYREARDVFAQVREATADMSDVWLNLAHIYVEQKQYISAVQMYENCLKKFYKHQNTEVLLYLSRAYFKCGKLQECKHTLLKARHVAPSDTVLMFNVALVLQRLATLVLKDEKSNLKAVLSAVKELELAHRYFSYLSKAGDKMRFDLALAASEARQCSDLLSQAQYHVARARKQDEEEKELRAKQEQERDLLRQQMMKEQEEKRYKEVEEQKKLLEQRAQYVEKTKSLLTFTDTDTTRDKKRSGGGGRRKKGGDADEFVNDDSDEDLPVKRKKKRRASGTDQDDDGQEGGDKKPRKKRRRPQKGDEEGSDDEEEGGSRPKKQRKPKKRIEKAKPERLPPSLKGKIKSKAIISSSDSSSDEDGLKIAEDRNPRDSGSGSDDEERPHKKRLASDSGSEAGHSGSGQGSGQSEEDSGSEGGAKRRPRAQSDSESERSRRSASGRGSDSESPPPSPRPASEGSPRQSESEAEASNRGSEDSE; encoded by the exons ATGTCTCGGGGATCTATAGAAATCCCCCTGCGGGACACTGATGAG GTGATCGAGTTGGACTTCGACCAGCTGCCAGAGGGAGATGAGGTCATCAGCATCCTcaagcaggaacacacacagctgcacataTGGATCGCACTGGCC CTGGAGTACTACAAGCAGGGGAAGACAGAGGACTTTGTGAAGCTGCTGGAGGCAGCGCGTATCGACGGTAACCTTGACTACCGCGACCATGAGAAGGACCAGATGACGTGCCTGGACACGCTGGCGGCCTACTACGTCCAGCAGGCGCGACGTGAGAAAAACAAGGACACCAAGAAGGAGCTCATCACTCAGGCAACGCTGCTCTACACCATGGCCGACAAGATCATCATGTACGACCAG AACCATCTGCTGGGCAGAGCGTGCTTCTGTCTCCTCGAGGGAGATAAGATGGACCAAGCTGACGCCCAGTTCCACTTCGTGTTGAACCAGTCCACCAACAACATCCCAGCTCTCCTAG GTAAGGCCTGCATCTCCTTCAATAAGAAGGACTACAGAGGAGCTCTGGCGTACTATAAGAAGGCACTCCGCACCAATCCTGGATgccctg CTGAGGTGCGTCTGGGCATGGGCCACTGCTTCGTGAAGCTGAGTAAGCTGGAGAAGGCGCGCCTGGCGTTCGGGCGGGCGCTGGAGCTCAACTCCAAGTGTGTGGGCGCGTTGGTAGGCCTGGCCGTGCTGGAGCTCAACAGCAAGGAGGCCGACTCCATCAAGAACGGAGTCCAGCTGCTGTCCCGCGCCTACACCATCGACCCCAGCAACCCCATGGTGCTCAACCACCTCGCCAACCACTTCTTCTTCAAGAAG gacTACAGTAAGGTGCAGCACCTGGCCCTTCATGCGTTCCACAACACGGAGGTGGAGGCCATGCAGGCGGAGAGCTGCTACCAGCTGGCCCGCTCCTTCCACGTGCAG gAGGACTATGACCAGGCGTTCCAGTACTACTACCAGGCCACCCAGTTTGCGTCGGCCACGTTCGTGCTGCCCTTCTTTGggctgggccagatgtacatcTACCGGCGGGACCGCGAGAACGCCGCGCAGTGCTTTGAGAAGGTGCTGAAGGCCTACCCAAACAACTACGAGACCATGAAGATCCTCGGCTCGCTCTACGCCACCTCCGACGACCAGGAGAAGAGGGACATTGCCAAG ggtcaTCTGAAGAAGGTGACGGAGCAGTACCCTGACGATGTGGAGGCCTGGATTGAGCTCGCTCAGATCCTCGAGCAGACCGACATACAG GGGGCGCTCTCTGCGTACGGTACAGCTACGCGTATCCTGCAGGAGAAGGTGCAGGCGGATGTTCCTCCTGAGATCCTCAACAACCTGGGAGCTCTGCACTTCAGACTAGGCAACCTGGGGGAGGCCAAG aagTACTTCCTGGCGTCGCTGGAGCGGGCGAAGGCCGAGGGGGAGCATGACGAGCACTATTACAACGCCATCTCCGTGACAACCTCCTACAACCTGGCCCGCCTCTACGAGGCCACCTGCGAATACCACGAGGCCGAGAAACTCTACAAGAACATCCTGAGGGAACACCCCAACTATGTGGACt GTTACCTGCGGCTCGGTGCCATGGCGAGGGACAAGGGCAATTTCTACGAAGCCTCTGATTGGTTCAAAGAAGCTCTGCAGATCAACCAG gaccatCCTGACGCCTGGTCACTGATTGGTAACctccacctggccaagcaggagtGGGGTCCGGGGCAGAAGAAGTTTGAGCGCATCCTGAAGCAGCCGTCCACTCAGAACGACACCTACAGCATGCTGGCACTCGGCAACGTGTGGCTACAGACCCTGCACCAGCCCACACGCGACAGAGAGAAg GAGAAACGTCATCAGGACAGAGCTCTGGCCATCTATAAGCAGGTGCTGAGGAACGACTCTAAGAATCTCTACGCAGCCAACGGCATTG gcgcaGTGCTGGCCCATAAGGGCTACTACCGTGAGGCTCGTGATGTGTTCGCTCAGGTGCGGGAGGCCACAGCTGACATGAGCGACGTCTGGCTCAACCTGGCACACATCTACGTAGAGCAGAAACAGTACATCAGCGCTGTACAGAtg TATGAAAACTGCCTGAAGAAGTTCTACAAGCACCAGAACACTGAGGTGCTGCTCTACCTGTCCAGGGCCTACTTCAAGTGTGGCAAGCTACAGGAGTGCAAGCACACGCTGCTcaag GCACGTCACGTTGCCCCTAGCGACACGGTGTTGATGTTTAACGTGGCGTTGGTGCTGCAGCGCTTAGCAACGCTGGTCCTCAAGGATGAGAAGAGCAACCTGAAGGCCGTACTCAGCGCTGTCAAAGAGCTGGAGCTGgctcacag gTATTTCAGCTACCTGAGCAAGGCTGGCGATAAGATGCGCTTTGATTTGGCACTCGCCGCCTCTGAGGccag gcaGTGCTCTGATCTCTTGTCCCAGGCGCAGTACCATGTGGCTCGTGCACGTAAGCAGgacgaggaggagaaggaactCAGGGCCAAacaggagcaggagagagaccTGCTGCGCCAGCAGATGATGaaggagcag gagGAGAAGCGCTATAAGGAGGTGGAAGAGCAGAAGAAGCTTCTGGAACAGCGAGCCCAGTACGTGGAGAAGACCAAGAGCCTGCTGACCTTCACCGACACCGACACCACCCGCGACAAAAAGAGAAGCGGGGGAGGAGGcagg CGTAAGAAGGGCGGGGACGCGGACGAGTTTGTGAACGACGACTCAGATGAAGACCTGCCAgtcaagaggaagaagaagaggagagccAGCGGCACTGACCAAGACGACGACGGACAGGAGGGAGGAGACAAGAAACCACGCAAGAAGAgacgcag gcctCAGAAGGGAGATGAAGAGGGaagtgatgatgaggaggaaggAGGCTCACGACCGAAGAAGCAACGCAAACCCAAAAAGAGGATCGAGAAG gctAAACCTGAGCGTCTGCCTCCGTCACTTAAAGGGAAGATCAAATCAAAAGCCATCATCTCCTCCTCAGACTCCTCCTCCGACGAGGATGGACTCAAGATCGCAGAGGACAg gaaccCGAGGGACAGTGGTTCTGGTTCTGATGATGAGGAGCGGCCTCACAAGAAGCGTCTGGCGTCCGACAGTGGCTCAGAGGCGGGGCATAGCGGCAGCGGCCAAGGGTCCGGCCAATCAGAAGAGGATTCAGGCAGTGAGGGTGGGGCTAAGCGCAGGCCGCGTGCCCAATCAGATTCAGAGTCTGAGAGGAGTCGGCGAAGTGCCTCGGGGAGAGGCTCCGACAGCGAGTCCCCGCCCCCCTCCCCTAGACCCGCCTCCGAGGGATCTCCCCGCCAATCAGAGTCTGAGGCTGAAGCGTCCAATCGCGGCTCAGAAGACAGCGAGTGA